In Streptomyces sp. TLI_146, the genomic stretch CCCGGCCGCCTTCGCGGATCACCTGGCGCACTTCCGCGCCGACGCGATCGTCGCCGACGCGGAGCTGATACGGCGCCGTCTGTGCGGCGACGAACCCTGGGAGACCCTCGGGCAGAGCTACGGCGGCTTCCTCACCCTCACCTATCTGTCCCGGGCCCCCGAGGGGCTGCGCGCCTGCTATGTGGCCGGTGGACTGCCGGGTCTCACGGCCACCGCCGACGACGTGTACGCCCGCACCTACCCCAGGGTGCGCGAGCGCGTCCTCGGGTTCTACGCCCGCTACCCCGAGGACGCCGCCCGCCTGCGGGAGATCGCGGACCTGCTCGCGGCCACCGACGTACGCCTGCCCGATGGCGACCGGCTCACCCCCCGCCGTCTGCGCACCCTCGGCCTCGCCCTCGGCATGGGCGACGGCTACGAGCGGGTCCACTGGCTGCTCGACGAAGCCCTGGACGGGGAAGGGGAGTTGAGCGACACCTTCCTCGACCAGGTGAGGAGCGTGACCGGCTTCACCGGCAACCCGCTGTTCGCCGTAATGCAAGAGAGCCTGTACGGGCAGGGCGCACCGGCCACCGGCTGGGCCGCCGCCCGCGCGCTCAACGACTTCCCCGAATTCGCCGACGGCGCCGACCCGTTCCTGCTCACCGGCGAGATGATCTACCCCTGGATGTTCGAGGAGATCGCGGCCCTGCGTCCCTTCGCCGGGGCCGCGGACCTGCTGGCCCGACGCACCGACTGGCCGGCGCTGTACGACACCGACCGCCTCGCCGCCAACGAGGTCCCGCTCGCCGCGGCCGTCTACCACGACGACATGTACGTGGACGCGGGGCTCTCGCTCGCCACCGCGCGCCAGGTCGGGGCCTGCCGCGCCTGGGTCACCAACGAGTGGGAGCACGACGGGATCAGCGCCTCGGGCGGCCGGGTCCTGGCCCGCCTGATGGACCTGGCCGCCGATCGCGCCTGAACCGTTCCGCCCGTCTCTTGGAGGAGAGCAATGCCCGCACCGTCGCCGCGCCCGCGCCCCCTGGCCGCCGCTGCCGTCGCCCTCGCCATGTGCCTGGCCGGGAGCGGCGCGGCCGCCGCCGCACCCCGGCCGCACCCGGCCGCTCCCGCCGCCTGTGCGCTGCCCGGCCGGACGGGCTGGACCGACGAGGGCCACGACACCGACCGCAGGCAGTTCCAGCCGTCCACCGGCACCCACCGCGTCCTCACCCTGTTCGTGGACTTCCCCGACGCACCGGCGACCGGCTCCACCGCCCCCTACCTCGACCAACTCGCCCCGGCCGCCGACTGGATGCGCACGGCGAGCTACGGCCGCTCCCGCCTCGCCCTCACCCCGCTGCACCGCTGGATACGGATGCCCGCCGCCTCCACCTCGTACGACTTCGCCCGCGGCATCACCTTCGAGGCCCACGAGAAGTACGTACGCGACGCGGTCACCGCGGCCGACCCCTACGCCGACTTCTCGCGGTACGACATGGTGTACATCGTCCCCACCAAGGCGGCGACGGCCGTCCCCTTCTCGCCGACCTACCTCTACGATCCCGCCACCCAGGGCATCACGGCGGACGGCACCCGGCTCAAGTGGGCCGTCACCTTCGGCCAGGACATGTGGCGCTGGGGCCCCAAGGTCGCCGACCACGAGACCGCCCACACCTTCGGCCTCCCGGACCTGTACTCCTTCATCGGCGACACCCACCAGTACGTCGGCGGCTGGGACGTCATGGGCAACATCGCGGGGCCCGCCCCGCAGTACCTCGGCTGGCACGCGTGGAAGCTCGGCTGGATCCGCGACGACCAGGTCGCGTGCCTGGCCGCACCGGGGCAGCGCACCGTGCGCCTCACACCGGTGGAGCGTCCCGGAGGCACGAAGATCGCCGTGCTGCGCACCGGCGCGACGACCGCGTACGTGGCGGAGTCGCGCCGCGCCCAGGGCAACGACGCGGGCGCCTGCTCCACCGGCGTTCTCGTCTACAAGGTCGACTCGGCCGCCGCGACCGGCGAGGGTCCGGTACGCATCGCCCCCACGCACCCCACCACCGTGCCCACCGGCTGCACCGCCCTGGACCTGGCCGCCCGCACGGCAGGACAGAGTTTCACCGACCCCGGCACCGGCGCCCGCATCGATGTCCTCGCGGGCGGCCCGGCGGGCGACACGGTACGGCTCACGAGCCGATAGGTATGCGGAGCACCTGCCCCGGCACGATCTTGTCGGGGTCGGAGATCTGGGCCGGGTTGGCCCGCACGATGCGCGAGTAGAGGGAGGCGTCGCCGTAGTACGACTTGGCGAGGGCCGACAGCGTGTCGCCCTTCACCACCTTGTGCTCGCGGTATCCGTAGTAGCCGGGCACGATACGCGGCCCGTAGATGACCGGAACGGTGACGACGTTGATGTCGCCGCCGTCCCTGGCGCTCGCCTCGAAGACCTGCACGAGCAGGCGGTCGGCCTGGAAGGCGGTGTGACCGGTGTCGACGGCGAGATGGAACTGCCCGTGCTCACCGGTGCCGCCTCCCGCGGTGAACGTGCCGGTCAGCTGGTGGTGGCCGTCGCCGATGCGGTACTCCAGGGTGGCCTCGAAGCCGGTGGCGATACCGCCGATGTGGATCGGGTTGCCGACCAGGTCGAGGGTGCGCGGTTGGTCCAGGCGGTTGGTCATGGAGCCTCCCGGGTCGTGGAACGTTCGGCACTCGCAGCTTCGGCGGCCGGACCGCGGAAGGCAATGGCACGCTTCGGCCGATTTCGTGGGCACCGCGAGAGCTGTCCCCTATGCCCCGGAATGCAGATGGGCCGCCCAGGTGTCGGGGCGGTCGGGCATGCGGTCGCGCAACTGACGCACCGCTTCGTGCAGGGCACGGGCGGCCCGGTCGGGAGTGAGGTCGCGGGGGCTGCCCAGGGCGGCGTAGAACAGCCGGGCGAGGTCGGACGCGTGGCTGTCGTACACGGGCCACAGGGTGGCCACCACGCTGCGGAATCCGGCGAGTTGGAACGCGGTGGCCAGGTTGACGAACTCGTCGGCGAGGTGCGGCACGCCGGTGGAAGCGGTGCTGCACGCGGAGAGGAAGGCCAGTACGGCGTGGTCGAGGTCCAGGGCGGCCAGGCCGCTCACGGTGAGCGGGGCGTCCTGGAGGAGGAGGCGGCTGCGGGACGGGTCGACGGGGTCGCTGACGGCATGGCAGGCGAAGTGGACCAGGGAGCAGTCGCCCATCGCCGCCATCACGTCCTCGCGCATGGTGGAGACGGGGCCCCGCGGCGAGGTGTCCAGGGGGTCGCGCCGCCGCGCGGTGAGCACCAGCGGCTGGGGCGTGTGGGCGCGTACGTACCCTTCCTCCTCGGCCGTGTGCGGCAGCGGTGGGGCCCCGGGGGTGAGCGGCATCGTAACGACGAGCGCGCGGTGCGGGGAACGGGGCGGCAGGGGGCGGCGGGCATGGCGCAGCGCGCGCAGGGTCGGGGTGTAGGAGGAGACCACGCGGTCCATGACGGTCGCCGGTGAGCCGTCCACGGGCGCCCGGTGGTATCCGGCGGCGTGCAGCGGAAGCAGGCCGAGCAGGCCGCCGGGGCTCCACCACACGCGGGGAGCCTCGTGTCCCGGGGACGGGGGAGAGGTGATCCCCAGGGCGGTCAGGACGGGCTCCGCCGCGACGTCCCACAGCCACTCCAGGGTGGAGTTGAGGGTGTCCAGGGCCGGTTCGCTACGGGCGGGAGTGGGGCTCGGCGCCCACCTGAGCGCCGCCGTGAAGTCGAGCGCCTTCTGCCGCACGGTGTCCCGGTCCAGGCCGGGCAGGGGCAGCGCGGTGACGGCGTCGGGGCGGATCAGCAGGGCGTGGCTGCCGTGGCTGCTCACCGTGAAGACCACCACCGGGCCGTACGCGGCCTGGGCCAGCAGGTCGGGCAGCTCCATCGGCAGCAGGAACCGGTCGAAGCCCGGCCGTGACCTGATCTCGTCCAGTACGGCGGAGAACTGCCCGGCGAGGTCGCGCCGTGCTTCCGTGGCCGGGTACCAGGGCTCGGCCGACGCCCATACGCCGGGGGCGTCGTCCGCGTACGACGCGTTCAGCCGGTCGCGTATCGCGAGGAAGCGCTTGGCGAGTTCGGGCAGTTGGTGGCGCAGGTCGGTGACCTCGCCCCGGGTGTCGAGCGCCTGGCCGAGCATGACGCCGCGCCCCGCCTCCGTCAGCCGTAGCGCCCTGGACGCGGCCGGGTCGGCGGCCTGGGGGCCGGCGCCCGGCCGGTCGCGCGCGGCCAGGACGAGCGCGGCGGCATCGGCGGCGAGTTCGAAGCAGGTGCCCAGCAGGGTCTGCTGGTCGGTGCGGGCCAGCATGCGCGGAGTGAGCGCGGGCAGGAGATCCACGGCCGCCTCCAGCAGCGCCGCCGCCCGGGCCGGCTGAGGGCCGGACAGCAGGAGTGCGGCGGCGCGTACGGCGGTGAGGCGGCGCAGGGGCGCGGTGCCGGTGAGCTCCCAGGCCTCGGTGAACGCGCTGATGGCCGGGGCAACGGTGGATTCCGCGTCCGCTTCGGTGTCGGCGGTCAGGATGAGCAACTGCCCGAGATTGACCAGTGGATAGGTCCGCGCGGGCGCGCCCGCCGGGAGCAGGTCCAGGACTTCGCGGAAGGTCCGGGCGGCCTCGTCGCGTACGTCGGTCGCCGTCGGGTCCTGTACGGCCCGGGCCAGCAGGCTGTAGCCGAGGTTGTTGAGGTGGGTGGCGCGTGCCGGATCGCCCGCCGCGGTGGCCGCCACGGCGCGACGGCCGACGGCGACGGCCTCCTCCAGGTCGGCCGGTGCGGCCGTGAGGTCGAAGCGGCTGCGCAGCGCCAGGCACAGGTTGGACAGGCACCCCGGGAGGCGGGGGTCGACGGGGCCCATCAGCTCGGCGGCGCGTCGGCTGCTGTCGATCGCCGCATCGACTTCGGCTGCCGACCGGGTGCGGTGGTACCGGGTCAGCAGCGCGTACCCCTCGTTGTTGAGCAGTTGGGGGTGTGCGGGGTGGCCGGGCTCCAGTCGGCCGCGCGCGTCACGGATCGAGGCGAGGCACGCGTCGATGTCTTCCAGCGCGCCGCTGTGCTCGTAGCGGGTGAGGAACGCCAGCGCGTTGTTCGCGATGAGCGTCACCCAGTCGGGATGGTCGCGCGGAGTGTCGGCGAGGGCCGCGCGGCCCAGCTCGATGGCCGCGTCCAGGTCCTCCGGGCGGCCCTCGGCGGAGGAGCGCCGGACGAGACTGAGCGCGAGCTGCTGCCGGGCCCGGGCGCGGTGCCGCGCGTCGGCGGCGCATGCGGCGGCCGCCTCGGCGGCCTCGATCGCCCGGGCGATGTCGGCGGGCTCTCCGGAGCGCAGGAAGCGGGTGCGGTACATGAGGCTCAGATTGGACAGGTCGAGCGAGGGAGCATGCCCGGCGCCCGTCACGTCGAGGAGCTCACGGCCGAGAGCGAGCGCGCGGTCGAGGTCTTCGAGACGTCCGCCGCTCTTGAAGCGATGGGCGAGCGCGCCGCTGAGGGCGCGCAGCGCCAAGTCCCGGTGGGCGTGCCCGGCGGGCGCCGCGGCGAGGGCCGTCTCGCCCAGTTCGACGGCGACGTCCAGGTCGTCGCGCACGCCGGTGTACGCATGGGCGGAGAGCACGGTGAGGGAGGCGTTGGCCAGGTGGCGGGCCCGCCCGGCGGACTCGGGCGGCAGCGCGCGGGCGCCCCGTACCGCGAGATCCCTCGCCGACTTGAGCGCCGTCGGA encodes the following:
- a CDS encoding M6 family metalloprotease domain-containing protein, with protein sequence MPAPSPRPRPLAAAAVALAMCLAGSGAAAAAPRPHPAAPAACALPGRTGWTDEGHDTDRRQFQPSTGTHRVLTLFVDFPDAPATGSTAPYLDQLAPAADWMRTASYGRSRLALTPLHRWIRMPAASTSYDFARGITFEAHEKYVRDAVTAADPYADFSRYDMVYIVPTKAATAVPFSPTYLYDPATQGITADGTRLKWAVTFGQDMWRWGPKVADHETAHTFGLPDLYSFIGDTHQYVGGWDVMGNIAGPAPQYLGWHAWKLGWIRDDQVACLAAPGQRTVRLTPVERPGGTKIAVLRTGATTAYVAESRRAQGNDAGACSTGVLVYKVDSAAATGEGPVRIAPTHPTTVPTGCTALDLAARTAGQSFTDPGTGARIDVLAGGPAGDTVRLTSR
- a CDS encoding alpha/beta fold hydrolase is translated as MNPAYATVDHVFTVPLDHSAPHGPTLQVFAREVVDRTRVGERLPWLLYLQGGPGGKSPRPSAGSPGWLEQALKTHRVLLLDQRGTGRSTPVTGRTAANFPSPAAFADHLAHFRADAIVADAELIRRRLCGDEPWETLGQSYGGFLTLTYLSRAPEGLRACYVAGGLPGLTATADDVYARTYPRVRERVLGFYARYPEDAARLREIADLLAATDVRLPDGDRLTPRRLRTLGLALGMGDGYERVHWLLDEALDGEGELSDTFLDQVRSVTGFTGNPLFAVMQESLYGQGAPATGWAAARALNDFPEFADGADPFLLTGEMIYPWMFEEIAALRPFAGAADLLARRTDWPALYDTDRLAANEVPLAAAVYHDDMYVDAGLSLATARQVGACRAWVTNEWEHDGISASGGRVLARLMDLAADRA
- a CDS encoding Gmad2 immunoglobulin-like domain-containing protein, whose product is MTNRLDQPRTLDLVGNPIHIGGIATGFEATLEYRIGDGHHQLTGTFTAGGGTGEHGQFHLAVDTGHTAFQADRLLVQVFEASARDGGDINVVTVPVIYGPRIVPGYYGYREHKVVKGDTLSALAKSYYGDASLYSRIVRANPAQISDPDKIVPGQVLRIPIGS
- a CDS encoding CHAT domain-containing protein, producing the protein MADSGAVENGPGEPEALAAVQGHLKAIADSGDPSSIFDPDVAADVTRLYEQFADHLSFDCVVALGWVEWHSSRASDGEAARAHETFAVLRLLPAFLAGEAYVPSSSMPQELLPTLAAAAMQPATRMLQAAGEDAGLKSASRGAWAWMRIVQHIPTGPGGAGALANLSVALRLLGERGGGTENLDRAVTTARHALTTMADDEPQRPAATGILATALWSRYEHSGDPEDLDAAVEAARTCANAGRSEDPLHPDGAQLAAQLLHMRYERSRSLDDLEESIDWMRRAVEASGPDDPRLTQLLALLGVQLVDRAVRTGDARVMDEATDTARRAAAVAPDDDVQAQLAVSRVWHTIFEHTADPTALKSARDLAVRGARALPPESAGRARHLANASLTVLSAHAYTGVRDDLDVAVELGETALAAAPAGHAHRDLALRALSGALAHRFKSGGRLEDLDRALALGRELLDVTGAGHAPSLDLSNLSLMYRTRFLRSGEPADIARAIEAAEAAAACAADARHRARARQQLALSLVRRSSAEGRPEDLDAAIELGRAALADTPRDHPDWVTLIANNALAFLTRYEHSGALEDIDACLASIRDARGRLEPGHPAHPQLLNNEGYALLTRYHRTRSAAEVDAAIDSSRRAAELMGPVDPRLPGCLSNLCLALRSRFDLTAAPADLEEAVAVGRRAVAATAAGDPARATHLNNLGYSLLARAVQDPTATDVRDEAARTFREVLDLLPAGAPARTYPLVNLGQLLILTADTEADAESTVAPAISAFTEAWELTGTAPLRRLTAVRAAALLLSGPQPARAAALLEAAVDLLPALTPRMLARTDQQTLLGTCFELAADAAALVLAARDRPGAGPQAADPAASRALRLTEAGRGVMLGQALDTRGEVTDLRHQLPELAKRFLAIRDRLNASYADDAPGVWASAEPWYPATEARRDLAGQFSAVLDEIRSRPGFDRFLLPMELPDLLAQAAYGPVVVFTVSSHGSHALLIRPDAVTALPLPGLDRDTVRQKALDFTAALRWAPSPTPARSEPALDTLNSTLEWLWDVAAEPVLTALGITSPPSPGHEAPRVWWSPGGLLGLLPLHAAGYHRAPVDGSPATVMDRVVSSYTPTLRALRHARRPLPPRSPHRALVVTMPLTPGAPPLPHTAEEEGYVRAHTPQPLVLTARRRDPLDTSPRGPVSTMREDVMAAMGDCSLVHFACHAVSDPVDPSRSRLLLQDAPLTVSGLAALDLDHAVLAFLSACSTASTGVPHLADEFVNLATAFQLAGFRSVVATLWPVYDSHASDLARLFYAALGSPRDLTPDRAARALHEAVRQLRDRMPDRPDTWAAHLHSGA